Genomic window (Zingiber officinale cultivar Zhangliang chromosome 2B, Zo_v1.1, whole genome shotgun sequence):
tggaattgcattttgaagttgagcttcttgaattctttgactttgatgaatttgctccaacttcttcaccctctagctcttcttgttacgtttgccccttccggcgatgattccggtgaagagcgaccttgttctgataccacttgttgggaccaaaatgtagctagaggggggggggggggtgaatagctcggcgcgtgctccgtgttcttcgttgcttgtttcttcagagatgtgcagtggaaaatacagagaaacaaaatacaacgctaacaaatggattttacttggtatccacctcacaagaggtgactaatccaaggatccacacactcacgcaccctccactatgaaacacactcctctacggtaactactgaaggcggagaagcttttacaaactctcaatacaagaagaaaggaaagaatatgaaatacaagcaaaagcttacaataaaccctaactctaacttctcttcttgcttttgatccgcctcttgacttggaagaacctccaagaatcttcaagaactggcgatctgaacttgagagagagctgtggagtcgctggtgaagatcggagatgaatgcCGTAAGTTCTgccgatggaatcgaacgcctgcagttataaacgacgccaactgtcggatcccgatcgattggattgctcccaatcgatcgaggaggctttggatcgatcagctgatcgatccagagcgcctctgtgctctgcgggaaatgcttggatcgatcggctgatcgatccagcctttatcgtgcaaaaacgcgccaccccaatcgatccactatcGATTGgggtctttggatcgatcgaccgatcgatccagagacgttATGTGCGCTCTGTGACTTGCCCGCTCGTGGCTTGTcacggggaccttcccaatcgatcggccgatcgattgggcatcagccaatcgatcggctgatcgatccagacattggtttttgcccaaaaccaagtcccaagtcccctaaaccaacatccagtcaatccatgacctgttggtacatcatgcctagcatccggtcaactttgacctgccaggactccctcaccaagtgcccggtcaatccctttgacccacttggactttttctcttcgtgccaagtatccggtcactcccttgacctacttggacttccaccagatgtctggtcaatcttgaccatctggatttcctcgtgccaagtatccagtcaatcctttgacctacttggactttgcaacaccagatgtccgatcaacattgatccatctggatttttccttgcctggctttactcaccaggactttcacctagcttcactcattaggatttctcatctgcctgacttcactcaccaggacttccaaactgcctagcttcactcactaggattttcacctggcttcactcaccaggatttccttctgcctagcttcactcactaggactttctcctgcctagcttcacttactaggacttttttctgtctgacttcactcaccaggactttctagtcaggtattcgatcaaccttgatctacttgactttccttcacatctcaactggtcaaccttgaccaagcgggaattgtatcaacaatctccccaaatgaatcaCTGCACCTatattgtccatatcatctaaactcaatatattgtcaaatatcaaaatccaaaccaagactcaggcttaATCACTTAGATCAACTTTGATTAAAAGATATTGCACCGACAGGTATGACTCGTGGTCAGGCATGGAGAGGTGTTTCGAACTGGTCGCTTCTTGGTCTTTCTACCATTGGACACTTATTTGTCTTAGATTAAAGGCTGAGCATTATTTGTTCCTTGTCTTACTATTGTGGATTTGAGTTTACTTCCAATGCTTGCTATTTTGGGTTCTCTTTGACGCGACGAATATGATGGCTCGTGCTTGGATGGAGGCTAAGGATCAGTTTCATGAAAAGCTTATATTCTCCAAGGAGGTTTTACCATGGGGAAACACTCTTTCATGGAATTCTAACTTTAGTCGGACGTGACCAAGAAAACCAATAGTTTCGCTGGGTTAGTTTCGAATgctagatttaaaaataaaatttcaataaTCTACTAGCAATAGAAAAGTCAACCAAACAATAATTAACATATTTGCGTTATTAAATAGCTTTTTTACTTAACTGTGCAGTAAACTTTCCGAAATATCTAAAtcacttattttatttttaaaattattaaatcatatatccaatacttattttattttttcatatttatctacatttggattatttttttaaatgcgtagatttgttttttttttaaatatcaatttatgTTTAAGATATTTTATCTTTTCGTATTTGTCCCAATAGATTGCTACATttggattatttttttaaatgcgtatattttttaaaaaatatcaatttatgtttaaaaaaattattgttaaatatatcaaattaatatttaagggtATAAAAATAACCATAACAATTAGATGAAGACATATGAtttagttttatgtcatttttAGTTTTAGGTCTATTAGTTAGTTTTAGCTAAAATAATTAACTGATACATCTAGAGAAACATTAAATAAAAtctaatttgtgttaaaaaattcaccgcatttaATATATTAGGCCAAATTGAAATTACCTAAAGAATATTCACAACTTTGCTCTTCGGCTATACCTAAAAGGTCTCATGTTAATAGAGATATTATAcatccttttaaatccatgatattttttaaatctttctaatgcgggactttgattgaatctcaACAATCCTCCTCTTAAATGAAGGATcatcattactctcatggtctagGCCCCGTTAGCACCTGGTCACTTTGGACCCGCTTCGAGTCTCCCCGAAAGCATCTGCGTCCGGTCACTCATAACATGCTTCGGGACTCTCCATAAGCATTTGATCACCCTGACCTGTTTCGGGTCTCTCCACAAGCATCTGATCACCTTGACTTGCTGCGGAGCCTCCTCACAAGCATCTGGTCAACCAGACCTAGTCCGGGGCCTTTCCGTGAACATTCGGTCACCTCGACCTGCTCTGGACCTCTCCACGAGTATCCGGTCACCGCAGGCATCTTGTTAACCTGACCTATTCCAGATTTCCCCGTGAGTATCTAGTCACCTTGACCTGTTCCATGCCcactctcaacttcgttcaagggcAACCCACATGTCATCAGGTCTGGAGCATGACTTTGATAAcatttgttgtgcccaaaagATGTTCACATATATTTAGCCATCTCCACCTGTTTGAGGCCCTAggcaaatataaaatttatatttttattttctctcatcatgctctctccaatcacactctcttttttcattttctctcatcagactttctctctcttcattctttcttatcacactttctctctcataatattttctctctcatcattctctttcatcatatttttctctcacattcatctttctctcacatctaattccacaatacaatgattcccattccgattcctattcctaggaaagaaccaaacacccccttatatttttattttgttatataaaggttaattaaaattttatatttgagcttgataataatttttttataaaattgttaaattattttaaacctaaataaaattttattgattttaattttaaattttttatagcaTTATATTAACAAACATTATTAATAGTATTCTATAAATTATCcatgtattattttttataatatatgactttaatttagatttattatttttttctaaagtattatcttttaacaaaaatttaattgatttttcatttaaatttttaattattctttagatttttttttaatcttactattttattaaaaatctcccccctttactaactaactttggtgaagcctaaaatgtatttacgttaatgtgcttttttctatttacactaaaaataatttcaaggtttattagtaactccacaagcgaaacaatcagtgctctagagttcgagactcagctacagcatattattatgaatttttttcatcgttaattttctttgattgttttatataaaaaaaatatagttctatttagtctcatatcttaaaattgacaatactataatcaaataaacttctataaatattttaggccgacgatgttaaaaaatatatttttcttagtttttttactaagacaagtataatattaaattaaataattttttgaataggGAAGCTCGTTACAGTAATTTGTTGCTGGAATTCTCTAGCGTCACTATTACATGGGTCTGAcaaatcttacccaaataattaattttttgtttGTAAGGGTGAcactaaaaaattcaaacaattcgaattttcaaagacccaaataatttatatattattatattacacacgcaacgcgtgtgcaTGATCATATTAGTATTAATAAGCAATCTATATAGtttatgttttaataaataaaataaaatcttcttatttttttatatatttttaatatccgAAATCGatgtataaaaaattaatatactaTTTTACATCgaattaaatgaataaaaaacTCTTACTTTATATTTTCCTCTCAAAGACAAAGAAAAAACGTGAAAGATAGATCATCAATGAGGTAGTGAGGAaggaaaatgatattttttgagAGATATGGAATCACCgagtagagaaaaaaaaatatgagaatgctgatgagaaaagaaaagagtACAAAATTATCGACGAAGGTTTAGAGATCaatctgaaaaaaaaattcaattaagtttttgaaaaaaatatacaattaaaaaaatcaataaaaacaaaattacaataattttaaattaaaaattaattttttaaattgatctAAACTTAACGatgaatatttttaatatatccgTGTTCTTTAAGTTCATCAGTCGATTTTGATTAAAATTGATTGATGAATCTAAATAATTcagaataatataaaattaaatcttatgtatttatttattttttattatatttatgcgataaaatattaatttgatataatatattgaaaataatgtgttttttttaaaaaataaatcagatattttaataaaaatatgagCATTTAAAAAAGAATATTAACCGAATCATTGAGATAAATATgaagagttaaaaaaaaatattgagtgtgacatttgataattttaaaatagagttcGATATAGGTATTTTAGACAGTTTTATGCCGATAAAAATCTGAAtactaaattaactttaattagaaataaattactttaaactaatatcataatACTAAATTATATAAGGAAATAATATATCTTAAATTATTTGGTAATATATCTTTTAACTCtcaaaattataatataaaaactttggtaaaaaaaaattattaactattatttaataaaaaaatatgtttttttcttaaattaaaattttaaaaattaatttaaatttttaatatttaatctaaACAATTTAAGCTGTTCTTAATTTAACTCCATGCTGTTAAAAcataatccttttaaaaataaaaaataataatttgaatttttattttgacAATTAAAATTGAAAAGTCAAATTATACTTCTCCAAATCAAATAAACAACTTTAATTGATTATTataaaaacaaataaggaatttcaTTAATCTATGTATTTTGTAAATTTAtaactttaattaatatatatattttttaaaaaaatgaatcttattaatttatctatttattcaAAACTAtgaatcttgaaaaaaaaaattaaggtatTGGATTTATCAAATCTAATACTAAATTtcaataaaatattttcttaaattaaaatttagaaaaactCAATATAGATTTTTAATATTGAATCTTAATATTACTTTAAATAAGTGGTCAAAACAGGCTAAGTCACCTAATTTAccggattttaatttaatttaaaattattttattttattttttctgaaataaaataaatatgagagatggaaataaataaaaaaaattataatttttttcggATCTATATAAACTCGAGAGAAGAAGGCTTTTCGATACTCCATCCTTTCTTCTTCGAAATCCATCGGCCAAACCGCAATGGCTTTCTCGATCGGCGTGTTGTTCTCTTCCCCCAACGTTCTCGCCGTTCGTTCCAAGCCCTCGCCTTTCGCAGAGGACCGCACCTTCCTCGGCGGCCGCAATGGCCGCCTTTCCTTCTCCGACAGTCTCTCTGGCGCGAAATTAGTCCGCCAGAGGCCGGTGTCTGCGACGAGAAGAGAGGCGAGGACGAGGAGCCCCTTGGTCGTCTCCCCCAAGGCTGTAACCGACTCGAAGAACTCGCAGACCTGCCTCTTCCCCGACGCGAGTCGAGTGAGTCGATTGATCCTTTTACTTGTTGTTCTGGAATTTTGAATACTTGAAATCTGATAGGGTTTCCTTGATTTTGTAGTCGCTTttcgatttattttttttacgaaTTGTTTTTGTTCTCAATGCACAAATTGATCTGTTTTGTGAACTGTGGTTCGatccctttttcttcttcttctcgtgaATTATCTGATTTCAAATTTCTGAAATTACTAGTAGATTGAGGAAAAAGAAGGTGTTCCTTTCCTTCGTGGATTTTTCTTTTCAGTATTTCAAGATTGGTGCATGTGATTAATCAAAACTCATTTAGAACTAAACTTATTGTCTCCCTTCGTGGACAGAGTGTGTTGGGTATTATTTTAGGTGGTGGCGCAGGAACGCGGCTGTATCCACTGACAAAGAAGAGAGCTAAACCAGCAGTTCCTCTCGGTGCCAACTACAGGCTCATCGACATCCCCGTTAGCAACTGCTTGAACAGCAACATCTCCAAGATCTATGTTTTGACACAGTTCAATTCAGCTTCGCTAAATCGCCACCTCGCACGGGCTTATGGAAGCACCATGGGTGGTTACCAAAATGAAGGATTTGTCGAAGTTCTTGCTGCCCAACAAAGCCCCGAGAATCCCAACTGGTTTCAGGTATTATAATACATAATTCAGTTGTCTatattaaggaaattttgttCAAAATTCGTACAAGTTTAGATATAATTGGCTTGCTCAATACTGTATTTGAATATCATATCCAGGGTACTGCTGATGCTGTAAGGCAATACTTGTGGCTTTTTGAGGAGCATAACGTGATGGAATTCTTGATTCTTGCTGGGGATCATTTGTATCGTATGGACTATGAGAAATTCATTCAATCACATAGAGAATCATGCGCCGACATCACTGTGGCTGCACTGCCAATGGATGAAAAGCGTGCGACTGCCTTTGGCCTCATGAAAATCGATGAAGAAGGACGGATCATTGAGTTTGCGGAGAAGCCAAAAGGCGAGCAATTGAAGGCAATGCAGGTGAAGTAATTTCATCTAAATTTACAAATTATCAAGAACTAGTTGGttttaatcttaagtaatttcaTTGTTCACAAATTGTAGGTGGATACTACTATTTTGGGCCTCGATGTAGAAAGAGCAAAGAAGATGCCTTTTATTGCTAGCATGGGCATCTATGTTATCAGCAAAGACATAATGCTTAAGTTGCTTCGCGATAAGTTTCCTTCAGCAAATGAC
Coding sequences:
- the LOC122047653 gene encoding glucose-1-phosphate adenylyltransferase small subunit, chloroplastic/amyloplastic-like encodes the protein MAFSIGVLFSSPNVLAVRSKPSPFAEDRTFLGGRNGRLSFSDSLSGAKLVRQRPVSATRREARTRSPLVVSPKAVTDSKNSQTCLFPDASRSVLGIILGGGAGTRLYPLTKKRAKPAVPLGANYRLIDIPVSNCLNSNISKIYVLTQFNSASLNRHLARAYGSTMGGYQNEGFVEVLAAQQSPENPNWFQGTADAVRQYLWLFEEHNVMEFLILAGDHLYRMDYEKFIQSHRESCADITVAALPMDEKRATAFGLMKIDEEGRIIEFAEKPKGEQLKAMQVDTTILGLDVERAKKMPFIASMGIYVISKDIMLKLLRDKFPSANDFGSEVIPGACNLGLRVQAYLYDGYWEDIGTIEAFYNANLGITKKPVPDFSFYDLSYPIYTQARYLPPSIMLDTDVTDSVIGEGCVIQKCKIHHSVIGLRSCILEGAVVEDTLLMGADYYETEADKILLAAKGSFPIGIGKNSHIRKAIIDKNVRMGENVKIINTENVQEASREAHGYFIKSGIVTVIKDALIPSGTTI